Proteins encoded by one window of Lycium barbarum isolate Lr01 chromosome 11, ASM1917538v2, whole genome shotgun sequence:
- the LOC132619625 gene encoding uncharacterized protein LOC132619625, with protein MGQKVLGYGHYAPDQTNIVGMQTQQGNVPFTRDQYNQIVQMLSQGSFTSIGNASASVNVATASTTSNDVAGASNHMASDLELLDKATITKSVCPHRVHLPNGKVTQVTHTGASTISKRSTNLFTERVKEIGKVDNGLYLLLNHNDIQLVNLVTAHHSSSTTYKMDIDINLWNKRLGHTLSVVLNKLFAISVQHIKEKIINCSVCPCAKQIRLPFPSNSIKSNSIFDLIHIDVWGPYKYFLQYVITQFTKSVKIVSTDNGTEFLNTSPYEKLYKKKPTIHHLKILGCLCYAKIVNQHDKLMSRTKAFIPMGYSDLQKGYVLFDLANSAFFVNRDVIFNETVFPFRKTTTVDPPFIHNPSGSYDEEWNPSFIQFNNNADLPTDAYTDNIPVMNNIIPTEVSHNPIIQQQQPQIPQNPAPPQPQPSVPDLNAQQQSQVQDHMIHQQPVVERRSTRGKQPPIWMKDFANVDVERFKARLVAKGYSKKECIDYQETFSPVVKMVIVRSVLALAES; from the exons ATGGGACAAAAAGTGCTTGGCTATGGTCATTATGCACCAGATCAGACTAACATAGTGGGTATGCAGACTCAGCAAGGAAATGTACCATTTACTAGAGACCAGTACAATCAGATTGTGCAAATGCTGAGCCAAGGCAGCTTCACAAGCATTGGAAATGCTTCAGCAAGTGTAAATGTGGCAACTGCTTCCACTACATCAAATGATGTAGCAG GAGCATCAAATCATATGGCATCTGATCTTGAGTTGCTAGATAAAGCAACAATAACTAAATCTGTGTGTCCTCATAGAGTGCATCTACCAAATGGTAAAGTAACTCAAGTTACGCACACAGGTGCAAGTACTATATCTAAAAGAAGCACT AATCTCTTCACTGAGAGGGTGAAGGAGATTGGTAAAGTGGACAATGGATTATATCTTTTGCTGAATCACAATGACATTCAACTAGTCAATCTAGTAACAGCTCAtcattcttcttcaacaacctacAAAATGGATATAGATATCAATCTCTGGAATAAGAGACTAGGACACACTTTATCTGTAGTTTTAAATAAACTGTTTGCTATTAGTGTGCAGCATATTAAGGAAAAAATTATCAACTGCTCAGTTTGTCCTTGTGCTAAACAAATAAGACTACCTTTTCCTTCTAACAGTATCAAGAGTAATAGTATATTTGATCTGATTCATATAGATGTGTGGGGACCTTATAAG TATTTTCTGCAATATGTGATCACTCAATTTACTAAGTCTGTAAAAATAGTAAGTACTGATAATGGAACTGAATTCCTTAACACT TCACCATATGAGAAGTTATACAAGAAAAAACCTACTATTCATCACTTAAAGATACTAGGTTGCCTGTGTTATGCAAAAATAGTTAATCAACATGATAAACTCATGTCTAGAACTAAAGCATTTATTCCTATGGGATACTCAGACTTGCAGAAAGGATATGTACTATTTGACTTAGCTAATTCAGCCTTCTTTGTAAATAGGGATGTTATCTTCAATGAGACAGTATTTCCATTTCGAAAGACAACAACAGTGGATCCTCCTTTTATTCATAATCCTTCAGGCTCATATGATGAAGAGTGGAATCCTAGTTTTATTCAGTTCAACAACAATGCTGATCTACCTACTGATGCATATACTGACAACATTCCTGTGATGAATAACATTATACCAACTGAAGTTTCACACAACCCTataatccaacaacaacaaccacaaataCCTCAAAATCCAGCTCCACCTCAACCACAACCATCAGTTCCAGATCTCAAtgcacaacaacaatcacaagtcCAAGATCATATGATACACCAACAACCTGTAGTTGAAAGAAGGTCAACTAGAGGGAAACAACCTCCTATTTGGATGAAAGATTTT GCAAATGTTGATGTTGAAAGGTTCAAGGCTAGGCTAGTTGCAAAGGGATATAGTAAAAAAGAGTGCATAGACTACCAGGAAACATTTTCACCAGTGGTCAAGATGGTAATAGTGAGAAGTGTGTTGGCATTAGCTGAATCTTAG